The following are encoded together in the Bacillus cereus group sp. RP43 genome:
- a CDS encoding CAP-associated domain-containing protein, giving the protein MKKLLRIVMITFLILAVDLYGKLLVSQYILTPSHSKQENKIVKKKKQVNEESTDTVLNMIGGDSENLLAKWGEPSRIEPSAYGYEWWVYNQDLAQYVQFGVAERKVVTAYVAGEQVKVAPYYINEKYEEVYKKNPLSHEISLKRGKNSYQFELSDTEIMEQPLVPVEDGWAQLYFDHFTHELVGLRYMDDETLLRQRPYQLVYSGELIAEQPLTPEKMKQVENGNMQQILDLTNIIRSRHQLPLLTWDQQTADVAFGHSKDMKDNNYFSHDSPTFGTLGDRLQRGQVAFQLAGENIAAQHSDGIAAVQGWLNSEGHRKNLLNEQFTGLGVGVYDKFYTQNFIRK; this is encoded by the coding sequence TTGAAGAAATTATTGCGTATCGTAATGATTACATTTTTAATTTTAGCTGTTGATTTATACGGGAAGTTACTCGTGTCACAATATATCTTAACCCCATCTCACTCTAAGCAAGAAAATAAAATTGTGAAAAAGAAGAAGCAAGTAAATGAAGAATCCACAGACACTGTTTTAAATATGATTGGTGGGGACTCTGAGAATTTATTAGCGAAGTGGGGCGAACCGTCTCGAATAGAGCCGTCTGCTTATGGATATGAATGGTGGGTGTATAATCAAGATTTAGCTCAGTATGTTCAATTTGGAGTTGCTGAACGTAAAGTTGTAACGGCGTATGTTGCTGGTGAGCAAGTTAAGGTGGCTCCCTATTATATAAATGAAAAGTATGAAGAGGTATATAAAAAGAATCCACTTTCACATGAGATTTCATTAAAAAGAGGAAAGAATAGTTATCAATTTGAGTTATCTGATACGGAAATAATGGAACAACCGCTAGTACCTGTAGAAGATGGATGGGCACAATTATATTTTGATCACTTTACACATGAGCTTGTTGGTCTTCGGTATATGGATGATGAAACGTTATTACGACAAAGACCATATCAACTTGTTTATTCGGGTGAATTAATAGCGGAACAGCCGCTGACGCCAGAAAAAATGAAGCAAGTAGAAAATGGGAATATGCAACAAATTCTCGATTTAACAAATATTATTCGAAGTCGTCATCAATTACCGTTGTTAACATGGGACCAACAAACTGCAGATGTTGCATTTGGCCATAGTAAAGATATGAAGGATAATAATTATTTTTCGCACGATTCACCTACTTTTGGTACGTTAGGGGATCGTTTGCAGCGTGGGCAAGTGGCTTTTCAACTTGCTGGTGAGAATATAGCGGCGCAACATAGTGATGGAATTGCGGCGGTACAAGGTTGGTTAAATAGTGAGGGTCACAGAAAGAATTTATTAAATGAACAATTTACTGGATTAGGTGTTGGGGTATATGATAAATTTTATACTCAAAACTTTATCCGAAAATAA
- a CDS encoding YlbD family protein, which produces MPTTKGPLHPSVQQFKEFVNHHPKMVHEVRSGQKTWQQFYEEWYLLGEEDQIWTAYRPDGAPAFSSVKENKEEKENRTEEEKTADVMGQMLSFFKKLDVEQMQHHLANVTSAIGSVQQVIQQFQGNRAQQEQSTSENNPFFFQKD; this is translated from the coding sequence ATGCCAACAACAAAAGGGCCGTTACATCCATCGGTTCAACAGTTTAAAGAGTTTGTAAACCATCACCCTAAAATGGTTCATGAGGTTAGAAGTGGTCAAAAAACTTGGCAGCAATTTTATGAAGAATGGTACTTACTTGGTGAAGAAGATCAAATATGGACAGCGTATAGACCTGATGGAGCACCTGCTTTTTCTTCGGTAAAAGAAAATAAAGAAGAAAAAGAAAATCGAACAGAAGAGGAAAAAACTGCTGATGTGATGGGGCAAATGCTTTCTTTCTTTAAAAAGCTAGATGTAGAACAAATGCAACATCATTTAGCAAATGTAACGAGTGCGATTGGTAGCGTGCAACAAGTTATCCAACAATTTCAAGGGAACCGTGCGCAACAAGAACAAAGTACTTCTGAAAATAATCCTTTTTTCTTTCAAAAGGATTAG
- a CDS encoding YlbE-like family protein has protein sequence MRAELMEFIKADEDLARYIREQPYWYRKLTRNPEEKEAFELAAMQHFKKTIPDKVEKFQNQLAVASIMIDMFQYMKQQNTT, from the coding sequence ATGAGAGCAGAGCTTATGGAGTTTATAAAAGCTGATGAGGATTTAGCTCGCTATATTCGGGAACAGCCATACTGGTACCGGAAATTGACGCGTAACCCAGAAGAAAAAGAAGCTTTTGAGTTAGCTGCCATGCAGCATTTCAAAAAAACGATACCAGATAAAGTGGAAAAATTTCAAAATCAATTGGCGGTTGCTTCAATTATGATTGATATGTTCCAGTATATGAAGCAGCAAAATACGACGTAA
- a CDS encoding histidine phosphatase family protein yields MTEICLVRHGQTDWNFQEIIQGREDIPLNEVGKKQASQSAAALQAESWDIIISSPLIRAQETAKEIAGAIGLPSILLDERFMERNFGEASGKPVAAVRELITEGNVEGMEQDEEIVERCFTALQEVAAAHGDKRIIIVAHSHAIKAILHAIAPDEITFKTPLKNACISYVKENSGKWDVLKYNIAEHISV; encoded by the coding sequence ATGACGGAAATTTGTTTAGTACGACATGGACAAACTGATTGGAACTTTCAAGAGATTATTCAAGGGCGCGAAGATATTCCACTCAACGAAGTTGGGAAGAAGCAAGCGAGTCAAAGTGCAGCTGCTTTGCAAGCGGAATCGTGGGATATAATTATAAGTAGCCCGTTAATTAGAGCGCAAGAAACAGCTAAGGAAATTGCTGGGGCTATTGGATTACCGTCTATTTTATTAGATGAGCGATTTATGGAACGTAATTTTGGGGAAGCTTCTGGGAAACCAGTTGCGGCCGTTAGAGAGTTAATTACAGAAGGTAATGTAGAAGGAATGGAGCAGGATGAAGAAATTGTAGAGCGCTGTTTTACGGCTTTACAAGAGGTTGCAGCAGCGCATGGAGATAAACGTATTATCATTGTTGCGCATTCACATGCAATAAAAGCTATTTTACACGCAATTGCACCAGATGAAATTACATTTAAAACGCCGTTAAAAAATGCATGTATTAGTTACGTGAAAGAGAATAGCGGGAAATGGGATGTTCTTAAATATAATATTGCGGAGCATATTAGTGTATAA
- a CDS encoding YlbF family regulator, which produces MIVATLESVLILDKAEQLAKAIICSDIAEDYRKYYKDLQEDIEVQTLIQQFTAMKERYEEVQRFGKYHPDYTFVSTKMRELKRSVDMHDKVAAFKRAETALQKLLDEVSVAIGSEVSPSVKVPTGNPFFDAGGCGGGCGTGGGCGCKKTG; this is translated from the coding sequence ATGATTGTAGCGACGCTGGAAAGCGTATTGATTTTAGATAAGGCAGAGCAGCTTGCAAAAGCGATCATCTGTTCAGATATAGCAGAAGATTATCGTAAGTATTATAAGGATTTACAAGAAGATATAGAAGTCCAGACGTTAATTCAGCAATTTACAGCGATGAAAGAGCGATATGAAGAAGTGCAACGTTTTGGTAAATATCATCCTGATTATACTTTCGTTTCGACGAAAATGAGGGAATTAAAGCGTTCTGTAGATATGCATGATAAGGTTGCAGCCTTTAAAAGAGCAGAAACTGCTTTACAAAAGTTATTAGATGAAGTTAGTGTAGCAATTGGTTCTGAGGTGTCTCCTTCCGTTAAAGTTCCAACAGGAAATCCGTTTTTTGATGCGGGTGGCTGTGGCGGTGGTTGTGGTACCGGAGGCGGTTGTGGTTGTAAAAAAACGGGGTAA
- a CDS encoding YlbG family protein, which translates to MFGQRQSMIVYLHSLKHAKILRKYGNIHYISKRLKYAVVYCDMEQIEHMMQKLNKLPFVKKVEQSYRPFLKTEFENSRPDRAKEYDYS; encoded by the coding sequence ATGTTCGGGCAACGACAAAGTATGATTGTTTATTTACATTCATTGAAACATGCCAAGATTTTAAGGAAATATGGTAATATTCATTACATATCAAAACGTTTGAAATATGCCGTTGTATATTGTGATATGGAACAAATTGAGCATATGATGCAAAAATTGAATAAACTTCCTTTTGTAAAAAAAGTAGAACAGTCGTATCGCCCATTTTTAAAAACGGAATTCGAAAATTCGCGTCCTGATCGGGCAAAAGAATACGATTATAGCTAA
- the rsmD gene encoding 16S rRNA (guanine(966)-N(2))-methyltransferase RsmD encodes MRVVSGKCKGHPLKAVPGNTTRPTTDKVKESIFNMIGPYYDGGIALDLFGGSGGLGIEAISRGIDKAIFVDRDSKAIKVIHQNLESCRIQEQAEVYRNDAERAVKALIKREISFDLILIDPPYKGQKIVSLISVMDQHGLLNKDGIIMAEHGDDVVLPDSIGELVKVRAENYGITAISIYKYEGEGTE; translated from the coding sequence ATGAGAGTAGTTTCAGGAAAATGTAAAGGGCACCCACTTAAAGCGGTACCTGGTAATACAACACGTCCAACGACAGATAAAGTGAAAGAATCTATTTTTAACATGATAGGTCCTTATTATGATGGTGGTATCGCTCTTGATTTATTTGGTGGTAGTGGTGGTCTTGGAATTGAGGCCATAAGTAGAGGGATTGATAAAGCAATTTTTGTTGACCGAGATAGTAAAGCGATAAAAGTCATTCATCAAAATTTAGAAAGCTGTAGAATACAAGAACAAGCTGAAGTGTATCGAAATGATGCGGAACGTGCGGTAAAGGCGCTTATAAAGCGTGAAATATCATTCGATCTTATACTAATAGACCCTCCATATAAAGGTCAAAAAATTGTGTCTTTAATTAGTGTGATGGATCAACATGGATTGTTAAATAAAGATGGCATCATTATGGCAGAGCATGGGGATGACGTGGTTTTACCTGATTCTATAGGAGAACTTGTAAAAGTACGGGCAGAAAACTACGGGATTACAGCAATTTCGATTTATAAGTATGAAGGTGAGGGGACAGAATGA
- the coaD gene encoding pantetheine-phosphate adenylyltransferase, whose translation MTSIAISSGSFDPITLGHLDIIKRGAKVFDEVYVVVLNNSSKKPFFSVEERLELIREATKDIPNVKVDSHSGLLVEYAKMRNANAILRGLRAVSDFEYEMQITSMNRKLDESIETFFIMTNNQYSFLSSSIVKEVARYGGSVVDLVPPIVERALKEKFKTPLK comes from the coding sequence ATGACAAGTATAGCTATTTCTTCAGGGAGTTTTGATCCAATTACCCTTGGACATTTGGATATTATTAAAAGGGGAGCAAAAGTATTTGATGAAGTATATGTAGTTGTTTTAAACAATTCATCAAAAAAACCATTCTTTTCGGTAGAAGAACGCCTAGAGTTAATTCGAGAGGCGACAAAGGATATTCCGAATGTAAAAGTTGATTCACATAGTGGATTATTGGTGGAATATGCAAAAATGCGTAATGCAAATGCAATATTACGTGGTTTGCGAGCGGTTTCTGATTTTGAATATGAGATGCAAATTACTTCAATGAATCGAAAATTAGACGAAAGTATCGAAACCTTCTTCATTATGACAAATAATCAATATTCATTTTTAAGTTCAAGTATTGTGAAAGAAGTTGCGAGATATGGTGGGAGTGTAGTAGACCTTGTTCCTCCGATTGTAGAGCGTGCTTTAAAAGAAAAGTTTAAAACCCCGTTAAAGTGA
- the ylbJ gene encoding sporulation integral membrane protein YlbJ, which yields MYEKWKTAFLTISMLFLTFSLVLHPQAALQASIRGLNIWWEVVFPSLLPFFIIAELLISIGIVKFIGVILEPLMRPLFRVPGIGGFVWAMGMASGFPAGAKLSARLRKSNQLTQIEAERLVSFTNSSNPLFIFGAVSIGFFNNPKLGLVLAAAHYISNFIVGLLMRFYGNNDTYIKDKHTNQKRAFQNPFSILHQTRMQEKRPIGKLLGDAIVSSIQTLLMIGGFIILFSVLNKMITVFEITEALSFIMQHILSFFQLTSQFSIPILSGIFEMTLGSQMISQINETTLLQQAMVTSFILAFSGLSIQAQVASILAETDIRFKPYFLARIIQSILAPIFTFIFWGPFYEKVHSFSPTQEDLPVFLLNHSYTLTDIWTSFIHYGPIFTLFCLYLYIILLFLRIYKEKPRSL from the coding sequence ATGTACGAAAAATGGAAAACTGCTTTTCTTACCATATCAATGTTGTTTTTAACCTTTTCTCTTGTACTTCACCCCCAAGCTGCTTTGCAAGCTTCAATTCGCGGGTTAAATATATGGTGGGAAGTTGTATTCCCTTCACTACTACCTTTTTTCATCATTGCGGAACTTCTAATCAGTATTGGTATTGTAAAATTTATCGGTGTTATATTAGAACCACTAATGCGTCCACTGTTTCGTGTTCCAGGGATAGGCGGATTTGTTTGGGCAATGGGAATGGCTTCAGGATTCCCCGCTGGCGCCAAATTAAGCGCTAGACTACGCAAGAGCAATCAACTAACACAAATTGAAGCGGAACGACTCGTATCTTTCACAAATTCTTCTAATCCACTTTTTATTTTCGGAGCGGTTTCTATTGGTTTTTTTAATAATCCGAAATTAGGACTCGTATTAGCAGCAGCACATTATATAAGTAACTTTATCGTCGGATTACTTATGCGCTTTTATGGTAATAACGATACTTACATAAAAGACAAACATACGAATCAAAAGCGTGCCTTCCAAAACCCTTTTTCCATCCTCCACCAAACACGTATGCAAGAAAAAAGACCAATCGGGAAACTACTCGGTGACGCTATCGTTTCTTCTATTCAAACATTGCTCATGATTGGTGGGTTTATTATTTTATTCTCTGTTTTAAATAAAATGATTACTGTTTTCGAAATTACAGAAGCGCTTTCTTTTATTATGCAACATATTTTATCATTCTTCCAACTTACATCCCAATTTAGTATTCCGATATTATCCGGTATTTTTGAAATGACGCTTGGAAGCCAAATGATTAGTCAAATTAATGAAACAACACTTCTTCAACAAGCGATGGTAACAAGCTTCATTTTAGCATTTAGCGGTCTTTCTATTCAGGCACAAGTAGCAAGTATATTAGCGGAGACAGATATCCGCTTTAAACCATATTTTTTAGCTCGAATTATCCAAAGTATTCTCGCTCCTATTTTCACTTTTATATTTTGGGGACCATTTTATGAAAAAGTTCATTCTTTCTCGCCTACGCAAGAAGATCTTCCCGTATTTTTATTGAATCATTCTTATACACTAACTGATATTTGGACATCATTTATACACTACGGACCAATCTTCACCTTATTTTGTTTATATTTATATATCATCTTATTGTTTTTACGCATTTATAAAGAAAAACCCCGTTCACTTTAA
- a CDS encoding patatin-like phospholipase family protein, translating to MKEPKIGLALGSGGAKGFAHIGVIKVLREAGIPIHMVAGSSIGALIGTFYAASCNVERLYKLAAVFKRKYYLDFTVPKMGFIAGKRIKDMIKMFTYNKNLEELDIPTAVVATDILKGEKVVFTSGPIAEAVRASISVPGVFVPEKIDGRLLVDGGVIDRIPVSVVKDLGADIVIAVDVSPIKVNGEVTSIYDVIMQSIEIMQHELVMNRQIASDLMMRPAVEQFSSRAFTHIEDIIRVGEVEAEKHISNIYLLIEQWKEKHNV from the coding sequence ATGAAGGAACCAAAAATCGGTTTAGCGCTTGGATCCGGAGGTGCAAAAGGTTTTGCTCACATAGGGGTAATAAAAGTGTTAAGGGAAGCTGGTATCCCTATTCACATGGTAGCAGGTAGTAGTATAGGAGCGTTAATTGGTACATTTTATGCAGCGAGTTGTAACGTTGAAAGACTGTATAAATTGGCAGCTGTTTTTAAAAGGAAATATTATTTGGATTTTACAGTTCCTAAAATGGGATTTATTGCTGGAAAACGTATTAAAGATATGATTAAAATGTTTACATATAATAAAAATTTAGAAGAGTTAGATATCCCGACAGCTGTTGTGGCTACTGACATTTTGAAGGGGGAAAAAGTTGTTTTTACAAGTGGTCCGATTGCGGAGGCGGTTCGAGCTAGTATATCTGTGCCAGGGGTGTTTGTTCCAGAAAAAATAGATGGCCGCTTATTAGTGGATGGAGGGGTAATTGACCGTATTCCCGTATCGGTTGTAAAAGATTTAGGTGCTGATATTGTTATTGCTGTTGATGTATCTCCAATTAAGGTGAATGGAGAGGTTACATCGATTTATGATGTCATTATGCAAAGTATTGAAATTATGCAGCATGAACTTGTGATGAATCGGCAAATAGCATCAGATTTGATGATGCGGCCAGCAGTGGAACAATTTAGTTCGCGTGCTTTTACACATATTGAAGACATTATTAGGGTCGGAGAAGTGGAAGCAGAAAAACATATTTCAAACATTTATTTACTAATTGAGCAGTGGAAGGAGAAACATAATGTTTAA
- a CDS encoding SepM family pheromone-processing serine protease: MFKRFRFIYAILIGVILAMLLVYVRLPYYVTKPGMAAKLAPYVQVDGGTKESGDFMLVTVSMGPANVVNLIAAQFNKYTHVSKAEEILQKGESDEEYQFRQNYAMKDSQNAAIYNAYKRANRSVSFENKGVLVAGVAKGMPSEGKLKLGDVIIAVDGKTFDKTEQFIEYMTGKKEGDTVNIEYKRGGKQFKENLNVKTIPNGNGRVGIGVSIVTERELVVDPKVKIDSHEIGGPSAGLMFTLEIYNQLVEEDLTNGHEIAGTGTINDKGEIGPIGGIQQKVVAASDAGAEVFFAPNEKGVEKSNYKDALEAAKDIKTKMKIVPVDTLDDALMYLEKMGKTK; the protein is encoded by the coding sequence ATGTTTAAGCGTTTTCGGTTTATATATGCAATTTTAATAGGGGTTATATTGGCGATGTTACTTGTTTATGTGCGCTTGCCGTATTATGTGACAAAACCAGGTATGGCCGCGAAATTAGCGCCGTACGTGCAAGTTGACGGTGGAACTAAAGAGTCTGGTGATTTCATGCTTGTCACTGTCTCAATGGGACCTGCCAATGTGGTGAACTTAATAGCCGCGCAATTTAATAAATATACACACGTTTCGAAGGCGGAAGAAATATTGCAAAAAGGCGAGAGTGATGAAGAGTATCAATTTCGCCAAAATTATGCAATGAAAGATTCGCAAAATGCAGCGATCTATAATGCTTATAAACGTGCAAATCGCTCTGTTTCTTTTGAAAATAAAGGTGTACTAGTTGCTGGTGTAGCGAAGGGTATGCCGTCAGAGGGAAAGCTTAAGCTTGGAGATGTTATTATAGCTGTCGATGGAAAAACATTCGACAAGACGGAACAATTTATTGAGTATATGACAGGGAAAAAAGAAGGGGACACAGTAAATATTGAATACAAGCGGGGCGGAAAACAGTTTAAAGAAAATTTAAATGTAAAGACGATCCCTAATGGGAATGGACGCGTCGGTATAGGGGTCTCTATCGTTACGGAAAGAGAGTTAGTAGTAGATCCGAAAGTGAAAATTGATTCCCATGAAATAGGGGGTCCATCAGCGGGGTTAATGTTTACACTAGAAATTTATAATCAGCTCGTTGAAGAAGATTTAACAAACGGACATGAAATAGCTGGAACAGGTACAATCAATGATAAAGGAGAAATTGGTCCAATTGGTGGTATTCAGCAAAAAGTAGTAGCTGCTAGTGATGCGGGAGCTGAAGTGTTTTTTGCGCCAAATGAAAAAGGTGTAGAGAAATCGAATTATAAAGATGCTCTTGAAGCTGCGAAAGATATTAAAACAAAGATGAAAATTGTGCCGGTGGACACACTGGATGATGCATTAATGTATTTGGAGAAAATGGGTAAAACAAAGTAA
- a CDS encoding nucleotidyltransferase, whose amino-acid sequence MKSSGIVVEYNPFHNGHAYHVQQTKKLTQCDIIIAVMSGPFLQRGEPALISKWYRTKMALTNGVDLVVELPYAFATQKAETFANGAISILNALGVSDICFGSEDGQAENFYTTIAIQKNEEETFNRLVKQFMNAGNSYAKATSEAFSHILPPEKNVDMSQPNNILGLEYIKAILLQNSSMQAQTIKRFASHYHDETFHDQHIASATSIRKQLFNENSSSTTIEPFIPKITASLLENYKQNYGTLHNWEKYFSFFKYKLMTMSSEDLQHIYEMEEGLEHRILSKIQNSSSFYSFMEALKTKRYTWTRLQRACTHILTNTTKEEIHKANIEQHAPYIRLLGMSQKGQTYLSKNKKKIELPILTHTKTFEHPTLDIERKSNAVYFSIMQEPLRTQLLKQDATHHPIRYDEITKKFL is encoded by the coding sequence ATAAAATCCAGTGGTATTGTTGTTGAATATAACCCTTTTCATAACGGTCATGCTTATCATGTGCAACAAACAAAAAAGTTAACACAGTGTGATATTATTATCGCCGTTATGAGTGGTCCTTTTTTGCAGCGTGGTGAGCCCGCACTCATCTCCAAATGGTATCGTACTAAAATGGCCTTAACAAACGGCGTAGACCTTGTTGTAGAGCTTCCTTATGCATTCGCAACCCAAAAGGCCGAAACCTTCGCAAATGGCGCAATTTCGATTTTAAACGCCCTTGGTGTTTCTGACATTTGTTTCGGCAGTGAAGATGGACAAGCTGAAAATTTCTACACTACCATCGCTATACAAAAAAATGAAGAAGAGACTTTTAATCGTCTTGTAAAGCAATTTATGAATGCAGGTAATAGTTATGCAAAAGCTACATCTGAAGCCTTTTCACACATCTTACCACCCGAAAAAAACGTAGATATGTCACAACCAAATAACATTTTAGGCTTAGAATACATTAAAGCAATTCTCTTACAAAATAGTTCCATGCAAGCGCAAACTATAAAAAGATTCGCCTCTCATTATCATGATGAAACATTTCATGATCAACATATTGCAAGTGCAACAAGTATTCGCAAACAGCTATTTAATGAAAACAGTTCCTCTACAACTATTGAGCCTTTTATCCCAAAAATAACTGCTTCTCTTTTAGAAAACTACAAGCAAAACTACGGGACGTTACATAACTGGGAAAAATACTTTTCATTTTTTAAATACAAACTTATGACGATGTCTTCAGAGGACTTACAACATATATATGAAATGGAAGAAGGTTTAGAGCATCGTATTTTATCAAAAATACAAAACAGTTCATCTTTCTATTCATTCATGGAAGCATTAAAAACAAAACGTTATACATGGACTAGATTACAAAGAGCTTGTACACATATTTTAACAAATACAACGAAGGAAGAAATACATAAAGCAAATATAGAGCAACATGCGCCGTATATCCGTCTTCTCGGAATGTCACAAAAAGGACAAACTTATCTTTCTAAAAATAAGAAAAAAATAGAACTCCCAATCCTTACTCATACAAAAACATTCGAACATCCAACTTTAGATATAGAACGAAAATCAAATGCTGTATATTTCTCCATAATGCAAGAACCTTTGCGGACACAACTGCTAAAACAAGACGCAACGCATCATCCAATTCGTTATGATGAAATAACGAAAAAATTCCTATAA
- a CDS encoding DUF177 domain-containing protein: MKWSIHQLNKLRNKGLTLNEMVDVSELKEVEKDIREINPVHVTGRVDFGSGKFTFHLHITGSMVLPCSRSLVDVTLPFDIKTTEVFQTSEEEFETEAEIHCLEGEVLDLLPVIKENILLEIPMQIFSDDVSGGAPMQGQDWQVISEENKEKTVDPRLAGLAKFFDK; encoded by the coding sequence ATGAAATGGTCCATCCATCAATTGAATAAATTGAGAAATAAAGGATTGACATTAAATGAAATGGTAGATGTAAGTGAGCTAAAAGAGGTCGAGAAAGATATTCGTGAAATTAATCCTGTTCATGTAACAGGAAGAGTTGATTTTGGCTCCGGTAAGTTTACGTTTCATCTACATATAACTGGAAGCATGGTTTTACCATGTTCTCGCTCTTTAGTAGATGTGACATTACCATTTGACATTAAAACAACTGAGGTGTTCCAAACTTCAGAAGAAGAATTTGAAACAGAAGCTGAAATTCATTGTTTAGAAGGAGAAGTACTTGACTTACTGCCCGTAATCAAGGAAAATATACTTTTGGAGATTCCAATGCAAATTTTCAGTGATGATGTTTCTGGTGGAGCACCGATGCAAGGTCAAGACTGGCAAGTGATTTCGGAAGAAAACAAAGAAAAGACTGTTGATCCAAGATTAGCAGGACTTGCAAAGTTTTTTGACAAATAA
- the rpmF gene encoding 50S ribosomal protein L32, whose translation MAVPFRRTSKTVKRKRRTHFKLSVPGMVECPSCGEAKLAHRVCKACGTYKGKEVISK comes from the coding sequence ATGGCTGTACCTTTTAGAAGAACTTCTAAAACAGTAAAAAGAAAGCGTCGTACGCATTTCAAATTATCAGTACCTGGTATGGTAGAGTGCCCAAGCTGTGGTGAAGCGAAATTAGCTCACCGTGTATGTAAAGCATGCGGTACTTACAAAGGTAAAGAAGTAATCAGCAAGTAA
- a CDS encoding RsfA family transcriptional regulator, producing MATTRQDAWTDDEDLLLAEVVLRHIREGGTQLSAFKEVGRHLSRTPAACGFRWNSYVRKQYKERIEEAKQLRKVENYEVKETTVLEPKSITLNDVIEFLRNYKDESSLMVLQQQIESLQTEKELLLERLSVYEEEYRTLLDYIDQKRSVMVAERNGARSNGELEKLKK from the coding sequence ATGGCGACAACAAGACAAGATGCTTGGACTGATGATGAAGATTTGCTTCTGGCAGAAGTAGTACTCCGGCATATTCGTGAAGGTGGAACGCAACTTTCCGCTTTTAAAGAAGTGGGGAGGCATTTGTCTCGTACACCTGCAGCTTGTGGATTTAGGTGGAATTCTTACGTTAGAAAGCAGTATAAAGAACGTATTGAAGAAGCGAAGCAACTTCGAAAGGTAGAAAATTATGAAGTGAAAGAGACAACGGTATTAGAGCCAAAATCTATTACGTTGAATGATGTTATTGAATTCTTGCGAAATTATAAAGATGAAAGCTCTTTAATGGTGTTGCAACAACAAATTGAATCGTTACAAACAGAGAAAGAGCTTCTTCTGGAGCGATTATCAGTATATGAGGAAGAATATAGAACATTACTTGATTATATCGATCAAAAAAGAAGTGTAATGGTAGCTGAAAGAAATGGCGCTCGCTCGAATGGAGAATTAGAAAAATTAAAGAAATAA
- a CDS encoding N-acetyltransferase, with translation MGFPKVERLLINYKTLDEFKNFKGCGAQELSMLEELQANIIENDSESPFYGIYYGGSLIARMSLYMKRNGGEPFEITGTYLELYKLEVLPTFQKQGFGQMLVNYAQQLQFPIKTIARIQSAGFWDKLSFQPVSVTDGDFYIWHPETNLNAVTNEESA, from the coding sequence ATGGGATTCCCAAAAGTTGAACGCTTGCTCATCAATTATAAAACATTAGATGAATTTAAAAATTTTAAAGGGTGCGGAGCTCAAGAACTATCCATGTTGGAAGAATTACAAGCAAACATTATTGAAAATGATAGTGAGTCTCCATTTTACGGTATTTATTATGGAGGATCGCTAATCGCACGTATGAGTCTATATATGAAAAGGAACGGCGGGGAACCATTTGAAATTACAGGTACTTACCTAGAACTTTATAAACTTGAAGTATTGCCGACTTTTCAAAAACAAGGATTCGGGCAAATGCTTGTTAATTATGCACAACAACTACAATTCCCAATTAAAACGATAGCACGTATCCAGTCAGCTGGTTTTTGGGATAAATTAAGTTTCCAGCCAGTATCAGTAACTGATGGTGATTTTTATATTTGGCATCCAGAAACAAATTTGAATGCGGTTACAAATGAAGAATCTGCATAA